The following are encoded together in the Phycisphaerae bacterium genome:
- a CDS encoding YHS domain-containing protein, with product METDPVCGMPVNRNWAAATAEYGGKSYYFCIDECRRRFAEDPNRFVREPK from the coding sequence ATGGAGACGGATCCGGTTTGCGGGATGCCGGTCAATCGGAATTGGGCCGCTGCGACCGCCGAATACGGCGGGAAGTCCTATTACTTCTGCATCGACGAATGTCGCCGGCGCTTTGCAGAAGACCCCAATCGGTTCGTAAGGGAACCGAAATGA